ATTAACATCCCAGGGTGCCCTCCTCATCCGGACTGGGTTATCGGGACAATCGCACATGTCTTGCTCTATGGAATACCTGAGCTGGATAAAGATCTCCGCCCCTTAGTTTTCTACAAAAGGCTCATCCATGAGAACTGCGAGAGAAGAGCAGATTTTGAAGCAGGCAAGTTCGCTAAAGATTACGGTGAGGAAGGATGCCTCTTTGAATTGGGTTGCAAAGGACCCATGGCATACTGTGACGTTTCCATTAGAGGATGGAACAATGGAGTGAACTGGTGTAACAGGAGTGGTAGTCCTTGCATCGCCTGCACTGAACCGACCTTCCCCGACCATAATGGATCAGGGTTGTACGGGCTTCTGGATAAGAAAATTCTTTTGGGGATCCCCTGGAGAAAAGATGAGGTAGAAAAACCTAAAAAGTTAGTCAAGCTGACTTAGGAAAGGAAGGAATTCTATGGCAAAAAAGATCACAATTGACCCCATTACTAGAATTGAGGGTCACCTAAAAATAGAGGTCGAGATCGAAAATGGTAAAGTCTCTGATGCCAGAACCTCAGGCGAGATGTTCAGGGGATGGGAGATTATTCTTAAGAACAGGGACCCGAAAGACGCCCAGATGATCACCCAGAGAATCTGCGGGGTTTGTCCTTCTCCCCATGCTCAGGCTTCCACCTTATGTCTGGATGAAGCTTTTGGTATCAACCCGCCGGATAACGGGAGAATAATCCGGAATCTGATCCTGGGAGCAAATTTTATCCAGTCGCATATACTTCATTTTTACCATTTGGCAGCGCTGGACTATGTGGATGTGACTGCAATCCTCTCCTATACCGGAAATGACCCTGGTTTAAACAAAGTCAAAGCCTGGGCTAAATCCGAAGTCGATAGCGGAAGACTAACTGGCGTGGCTCCATTTCTACCCAGATTTAAAGGGGATTATATTACTGATGCTGATGTTAATATCTCTGCACTTGCTCACTACCTGACCGCCCTGGATATCACCAGAAAGAGCCAGGAGATGCTTAGCATCTTTGGCGGAAGAATGCCTCACGAGATAGCGGTAATGCCAGGAGGTGTCTGCGAGAGACCCACTGTAGACAAGATCACCTCTTTTCTGTATAGATTAAGAGAGCTTCAGTCCTTTATCGATAATGTTTACATCCCGGACGTTTTGACAGTGGCAAAGGCATACCCGCGCTATTTCGAGGTCGGCAAAGGATGCGGCAATCTTATGTCCTACGGCGTG
This genomic interval from Candidatus Zixiibacteriota bacterium contains the following:
- a CDS encoding nickel-dependent hydrogenase large subunit; the protein is MAKKITIDPITRIEGHLKIEVEIENGKVSDARTSGEMFRGWEIILKNRDPKDAQMITQRICGVCPSPHAQASTLCLDEAFGINPPDNGRIIRNLILGANFIQSHILHFYHLAALDYVDVTAILSYTGNDPGLNKVKAWAKSEVDSGRLTGVAPFLPRFKGDYITDADVNISALAHYLTALDITRKSQEMLSIFGGRMPHEIAVMPGGVCERPTVDKITSFLYRLRELQSFIDNVYIPDVLTVAKAYPRYFEVGKGCGNLMSYGVFEENNEGTKKFISAGVYLDGKAQPFDPGKIAEYVKYSKFSSKTGLHPSQGETVPQPDKKNAYSWVKSPRYEGKVCEVGPLARMVVIHLQGSNPAASKLISDALTQLNLPISSLFSVMGRHAARALEAKIVADKCAEWVMQLDPSKPVHTKFEIPDQSTGMGLTEGPRGALGHWITIKNKKIDNYQCVVPTTWNASPRDDKN